A genomic window from Streptomyces broussonetiae includes:
- a CDS encoding integrase core domain-containing protein: MVPPRACRSPDFCVELGVTRSMGAVGTSADNVACESFHASLKREPLQGARRYDGPADCRHQVFRRLTRYNTRRRHSANGQLSSVACEHHHEQQSPTMTLAA, from the coding sequence ATGGTTCCCCCAAGGGCGTGCCGATCGCCCGACTTCTGCGTGGAGTTGGGCGTCACTCGGTCCATGGGCGCCGTCGGCACGAGTGCGGACAACGTCGCCTGCGAGAGCTTCCATGCCTCGCTGAAGCGGGAACCCCTCCAAGGCGCACGACGCTACGACGGCCCCGCCGACTGCCGCCACCAGGTCTTTCGCCGGCTGACCCGCTACAACACCAGGCGCCGCCACTCAGCGAACGGACAGCTCAGCTCCGTCGCTTGCGAGCACCACCACGAGCAACAGTCGCCTACCATGACACTCGCCGCATAA
- a CDS encoding SDR family NAD(P)-dependent oxidoreductase has protein sequence MSSTAPTALIAGASRTLGLGLAAEYARRGRHVVGTVRGDTRTGLHDLADASDGRVTVEQLDINEPEQINALRDRLAGRSLDLLFLNAGITRGDLSIADVPTDMFTDLMVTNALGPMLVAEALRPLVGGTARADHRRGNRQTADSVIPGNSHEQPASNNYVTRCQEYCT, from the coding sequence ATGAGCAGCACAGCCCCGACCGCTCTGATCGCCGGTGCCTCCCGCACCCTGGGCCTCGGCCTCGCCGCCGAGTACGCGCGCCGCGGCCGGCACGTCGTCGGCACCGTTCGCGGCGACACCCGCACCGGTCTGCACGACCTCGCGGACGCCTCCGACGGCCGGGTCACCGTCGAGCAGCTGGACATCAACGAACCCGAGCAGATCAACGCGCTCCGCGACCGGCTCGCCGGACGCAGCCTCGACCTGCTCTTCCTCAACGCCGGCATCACGCGCGGCGACCTGTCGATCGCCGACGTCCCCACCGACATGTTCACCGACCTCATGGTCACCAACGCACTGGGCCCGATGCTCGTCGCCGAGGCGCTGCGCCCGCTGGTCGGAGGCACAGCGCGAGCTGATCACCGACGAGGGAACAGGCAGACCGCCGACAGCGTCATACCCGGCAACAGCCATGAACAGCCAGCGTCAAACAACTATGTGACAAGGTGTCAGGAGTACTGCACATGA
- a CDS encoding NAD(P)H-binding protein, whose translation MIVVTTPTGSIGSRLLRDLLDRTDEPVRVVVRDPARLPDAVRDRLDTVTGSHGDPAVLDRALAGADAVFWVAPPNRQAPTLDAIYADFTRPAAKAFAAHGVGHVVSVSALGRGTPVADRAGLVTASLAMDDLIAASGVALRALANPSFMENLLRQTASIRDDGVFTDTLPADLKAPVASTRDIAAAGARLLIDRSWTGTGEVPVLGPEDLSAADLARIMSEVLDRPIRYRRQSLEDFRAALQGHGTGALVEGYVAMMRAKGEGLDNGVRRTADTASPTTFRTWCEEVLRPAVDA comes from the coding sequence ATGATCGTAGTCACCACTCCCACCGGAAGTATCGGCAGCCGGCTGCTGCGCGACCTCCTGGACCGGACCGACGAGCCGGTCCGTGTCGTCGTCCGGGACCCCGCCCGGCTCCCCGACGCGGTCCGCGACCGCCTCGACACCGTCACCGGCTCGCACGGCGACCCCGCCGTGCTCGACCGCGCCCTCGCCGGCGCCGACGCCGTCTTCTGGGTCGCCCCACCCAACCGCCAGGCGCCCACCCTGGACGCTATCTACGCCGACTTCACCCGCCCCGCCGCCAAAGCCTTCGCCGCCCATGGCGTCGGCCATGTCGTCAGTGTCTCCGCGCTCGGCCGCGGCACCCCCGTCGCCGACCGCGCCGGGCTGGTCACCGCCTCCCTCGCGATGGACGACCTGATCGCGGCAAGCGGCGTCGCCCTCCGGGCCCTCGCCAACCCCAGCTTCATGGAGAACCTGCTGCGCCAGACCGCCTCGATCCGCGACGACGGCGTCTTCACCGACACCCTCCCCGCCGACCTCAAGGCCCCCGTCGCCAGCACCCGCGACATCGCCGCAGCCGGGGCCCGGCTGCTGATCGACCGCAGCTGGACGGGCACCGGCGAGGTGCCGGTGCTCGGCCCGGAGGACCTCTCCGCCGCAGACCTGGCCCGCATCATGAGCGAGGTCCTCGACCGCCCGATCCGCTACCGCCGGCAGTCCCTGGAGGACTTCCGCGCCGCGCTCCAGGGCCACGGCACGGGAGCCCTCGTCGAGGGCTATGTCGCGATGATGCGCGCCAAGGGCGAGGGCCTCGACAACGGCGTGCGTCGCACGGCGGACACCGCGAGTCCCACCACCTTCCGCACCTGGTGCGAGGAGGTCCTCAGGCCGGCGGTGGACGCATGA
- a CDS encoding IS110 family RNA-guided transposase: MAITCGIDWAESHHDVALVDEAGQLVAKRRINDDAEGYRQLLGMLAEAGDSPQEPIPVAVETARGLLFACLRATGRKVYSINPMAVARYRERHRVARAKSDHADAMALANILRTDADVHRPLPADSELAQAISVLARAQQDAVWNRAQLNNQLRSHLKQYFPAALVAFQARSVGLDSREARAVLSAAPDPATAARLTRTQLRSLLRKSGRQRNIDAWTDRLKTVFTSDYLHQLPLVEEAIGRQTAALVLQLDAACRAADDLAASAADAFAQHPDNEIISSFPGIGPLTGARVLGEIGDDRSRFRDARALKAYAGAAPVTVASGKSHAVHHRRVKNQRLAAAGYVWIFGALPSPQVKEHYDRRRARGDRHTAAMRNLFNRLLGCLHHCLATGQNFDPAKAFPALATTVGPAAT, encoded by the coding sequence TTGGCAATCACCTGCGGAATCGACTGGGCAGAGAGCCATCACGACGTGGCCTTGGTGGACGAGGCCGGACAGCTCGTCGCCAAGCGTCGCATCAACGACGATGCGGAGGGCTACCGCCAGCTGCTCGGCATGCTGGCCGAGGCGGGAGACAGCCCACAGGAGCCCATCCCCGTCGCGGTCGAGACCGCCCGCGGTCTGCTGTTCGCTTGCCTTCGCGCCACCGGCCGCAAGGTGTACTCGATCAACCCGATGGCGGTCGCCCGCTACCGCGAGCGTCACCGTGTCGCCCGGGCAAAGTCCGACCATGCCGACGCCATGGCGCTGGCCAACATCTTGCGCACAGATGCCGACGTCCACCGGCCGCTGCCGGCGGATTCCGAGCTGGCGCAGGCCATTTCCGTTCTCGCCCGTGCCCAGCAGGACGCGGTCTGGAACCGGGCCCAGTTGAACAACCAGCTCCGCTCCCACCTCAAGCAGTACTTCCCGGCTGCACTGGTCGCCTTCCAGGCCCGGAGCGTCGGCTTGGACTCCCGGGAAGCACGGGCCGTGCTCTCCGCGGCGCCGGACCCGGCGACGGCCGCGCGGCTGACCCGCACCCAGCTGCGGTCACTGCTGCGCAAGTCTGGGCGGCAGCGCAACATTGATGCCTGGACTGACCGTCTGAAGACCGTGTTCACCAGCGACTACCTCCATCAACTCCCGCTGGTGGAAGAGGCGATAGGGCGTCAGACCGCTGCTCTCGTACTCCAGCTTGACGCGGCCTGCCGGGCTGCGGACGACCTCGCGGCCTCCGCGGCCGACGCGTTTGCTCAGCACCCGGACAACGAGATCATCAGCAGCTTCCCCGGCATCGGCCCGCTGACCGGTGCCCGCGTCCTCGGTGAGATCGGCGACGACCGCTCCCGGTTCCGCGACGCACGCGCCTTGAAGGCATACGCCGGAGCCGCCCCGGTCACTGTCGCCAGTGGCAAGAGTCACGCCGTGCACCATCGGCGAGTGAAGAACCAGAGGCTGGCCGCCGCGGGCTACGTCTGGATCTTTGGAGCACTGCCCTCACCACAGGTCAAAGAGCACTACGACCGGCGCAGAGCCCGGGGAGACCGACACACCGCCGCTATGAGGAACCTGTTCAACCGCCTCCTCGGCTGCCTGCATCACTGCCTGGCCACCGGCCAGAACTTCGACCCGGCGAAGGCGTTCCCAGCCCTCGCGACGACAGTCGGACCTGCTGCTACTTGA
- a CDS encoding LysR family transcriptional regulator — translation MSLDLRKLRYFVALAEHGNFGRAAQQLFIAQPVLSRQIRAFEQELGCTLLNRTTRRVELTAAGHQLHEEAKGILAAVEAGLRRVRDADRGVRRLMVAFAPGLHVSEAIRAFGEHHPEVEIDVVPAHWWEKDLPLRDGRAQVGFLRRPFDDTGLSMVSIGREPRVACLPTSHHLASRQELTLADLEGEPVLDTPTRRRTTSAEEKFELIASGHGIALVPLSVARTYSRPDLTHIPVTDVPAEETCLVAPTTTREPLVLAFLDIATTALRGD, via the coding sequence ATGAGTCTCGATCTGCGCAAGCTCCGCTACTTCGTCGCGCTGGCCGAGCACGGCAACTTCGGGCGGGCGGCGCAGCAGTTGTTCATCGCCCAGCCGGTGCTCAGCCGGCAGATCAGGGCGTTCGAGCAGGAGTTGGGGTGCACGCTGCTGAACCGGACGACGCGCCGGGTGGAGCTGACGGCGGCCGGGCATCAGCTGCACGAGGAGGCGAAGGGCATTCTGGCGGCGGTGGAGGCCGGGCTGCGGCGCGTCCGGGACGCCGACCGGGGCGTGCGGCGGCTGATGGTCGCCTTCGCTCCCGGACTGCATGTCTCGGAGGCGATCCGCGCCTTCGGAGAGCACCATCCGGAGGTGGAGATCGACGTCGTCCCGGCGCACTGGTGGGAGAAGGACCTCCCGCTGCGCGACGGCCGCGCCCAGGTCGGCTTCCTGCGCCGCCCCTTCGACGACACGGGACTGTCCATGGTCTCGATCGGCAGAGAACCCCGGGTGGCCTGCCTCCCGACCAGCCATCACCTGGCGAGCCGTCAAGAACTGACCCTGGCCGACCTGGAGGGCGAACCGGTCCTGGACACCCCGACCCGCCGCCGCACCACCTCCGCGGAGGAGAAGTTCGAGCTGATCGCCTCCGGCCACGGCATCGCCCTGGTCCCACTGAGCGTCGCCCGCACCTACTCCCGCCCCGACCTGACCCACATCCCGGTCACCGACGTGCCCGCCGAGGAAACCTGCCTGGTGGCCCCCACCACCACCCGCGAACCACTGGTCCTGGCCTTCCTGGACATCGCCACCACGGCGCTCCGCGGCGACTAG
- a CDS encoding YbaK/EbsC family protein has product MTSPLEVCAALGVPLERTVKTLAFVTPEDRLVLAALPGHARLRYGALARAAGIRRGELSPADAGRLARAGMQPGGVCPVSADRAALVVFDETVSSLGRVHCGSGRPDRSIEVEAAELMAAVPEAATASIVGFPPDGPA; this is encoded by the coding sequence GTGACCAGCCCTCTGGAGGTCTGCGCCGCGTTGGGTGTCCCGCTGGAGCGAACCGTCAAGACCCTCGCATTCGTCACCCCGGAGGACCGCCTCGTGCTGGCGGCGCTGCCGGGCCATGCACGGCTGAGGTACGGCGCCCTCGCCCGCGCGGCCGGGATCCGCCGAGGCGAGCTGTCTCCCGCCGATGCCGGGCGGCTGGCGCGGGCGGGGATGCAGCCGGGCGGGGTGTGCCCCGTGTCCGCGGACCGGGCTGCGCTGGTGGTGTTCGACGAGACGGTCAGCAGCCTGGGACGTGTGCACTGCGGCAGTGGCCGGCCCGACCGCAGCATCGAGGTCGAGGCGGCGGAACTCATGGCCGCTGTCCCGGAGGCCGCTACGGCGTCGATCGTCGGCTTCCCGCCGGATGGGCCGGCATGA
- a CDS encoding GNAT family N-acetyltransferase: MTTVRDATASDADDIYRLLSGFVTSYRPDREVFDDATFPRIIEAASDGSAEFLVAEQDSCVVGYLLALRMPTLFAGGTILALLELTVAEPLRGRGTGSALIRAVQAKAQEAKDVEVTVPTRRAAGFYRALGFHETAVHLTWSTT; this comes from the coding sequence ATGACGACTGTCCGCGACGCCACGGCCTCGGACGCCGATGACATCTACCGTCTGCTGAGCGGGTTCGTGACGAGCTACCGGCCCGACCGAGAGGTCTTCGACGACGCCACGTTCCCCCGGATCATCGAGGCCGCCTCGGACGGCAGTGCCGAGTTCCTGGTCGCCGAGCAGGACTCATGCGTGGTTGGGTACCTGCTCGCGCTGCGCATGCCCACCCTGTTCGCCGGCGGAACCATCCTCGCACTGCTCGAACTCACCGTGGCCGAGCCCCTGCGCGGCCGCGGTACGGGTTCCGCGCTGATCAGGGCCGTCCAGGCAAAGGCCCAGGAAGCGAAGGACGTCGAGGTGACCGTGCCGACCCGCAGAGCGGCCGGCTTCTATCGCGCTCTCGGGTTCCACGAGACCGCTGTTCACCTCACATGGTCCACTACGTGA
- a CDS encoding SDR family oxidoreductase produces the protein MVHYVIGKPPTNRPGETGVETMRIQGATALVTGANRGLGQVMARLLLQHGAQRVYGGARDPRSVVEPGVIPVRLDITDSAQVAAAAGTCSDVTLLGNNSGVLTDSPLLAAPDLDAARTEMEVNYFGTLAMCRAFAPLLTDNSPGAIVNVLSIASWFTNPAMGSYSASKAAAWALTNGIRGELHDTGVLVVGVHCGYLDTTWPRMSPVPRTPRKRSPSRPFPSTRPLDFGIHQIAHRTLKAASPGSKVTPHLRIGSPTSLGTAWEPYLGTIRVHVEEPGGRLVSGQRLNLGSSRGMCSSASSGRSVQPSGHCRTEPQLRLKSASPRTASKELPPGRTASWKKTMPVNVAPSKTACSLPKPVPMKETLSPPSLTSSGETPRNDQILWAGTTGAPPA, from the coding sequence ATGGTCCACTACGTGATCGGGAAACCGCCGACGAATCGGCCGGGCGAGACGGGGGTTGAAACCATGCGGATCCAGGGGGCAACGGCACTGGTGACCGGCGCGAACCGGGGGCTCGGGCAGGTGATGGCCCGGCTGCTCCTGCAACACGGCGCGCAGCGCGTCTACGGCGGGGCCCGCGACCCGCGGTCGGTCGTCGAGCCCGGCGTGATCCCGGTCCGCCTCGACATCACCGATTCCGCCCAGGTGGCCGCGGCGGCTGGGACGTGCTCCGACGTGACCTTGCTGGGCAACAATTCCGGCGTCCTGACCGACAGCCCCTTGCTGGCCGCGCCCGACCTGGACGCCGCCCGCACCGAGATGGAGGTCAACTACTTCGGCACGCTCGCCATGTGCCGAGCCTTCGCCCCACTGCTGACAGACAACTCGCCCGGCGCCATCGTCAACGTGCTGTCCATCGCGAGCTGGTTCACCAACCCTGCGATGGGCTCCTACAGCGCCTCCAAGGCCGCCGCCTGGGCCCTGACCAACGGGATCCGCGGCGAACTCCACGACACCGGCGTCCTCGTCGTCGGCGTGCACTGCGGATACCTCGACACGACATGGCCGCGCATGTCACCGGTCCCAAGAACTCCCCGGAAGCGATCGCCGAGCAGGCCATTTCCGTCGACACGGCCCCTTGACTTCGGCATTCACCAGATTGCTCACAGAACCTTGAAAGCGGCCAGCCCTGGTTCGAAGGTGACCCCACACCTGCGCATTGGATCCCCCACCTCATTGGGCACGGCCTGGGAGCCCTATCTCGGAACGATCAGAGTCCATGTCGAGGAGCCCGGCGGCAGATTGGTCTCGGGCCAGCGGCTGAACCTCGGCTCGAGCAGAGGCATGTGCTCGTCGGCTTCCAGCGGGCGTTCCGTCCAGCCGTCGGGCCATTGCCGAACGGAGCCCCAACTTCGGTTGAAGTCGGCGAGCCCGCGGACGGCCTCGAAGGAGCTGCCGCCCGGCAGAACCGCTTCGTGGAAGAAGACCATGCCAGTGAACGTGGCGCCGTCGAAGACGGCCTGCTCGCTCCCGAAGCCGGTTCCGATGAAGGAGACACTCAGTCCGCCGTCTCTGACATCGTCGGGTGAGACGCCCCGAAATGATCAGATATTGTGGGCGGGTACGACAGGAGCACCTCCCGCATGA
- a CDS encoding IS3 family transposase (programmed frameshift), protein MTSTKPSGQDPAPKPKRRRFTPEYKLRIVAEYDAAPTGDKGAVLRRERLYHSHIIEWRQARDAGALERLTDHRTSPARPKKHPAEAENDKLRRQVERLEKEVAKRDAALEVLGKTHALLEALFQERGLKDALEPLLHEAVDRLAPHVGIVAACRLTGRSRATHHRRLNPLPARPRAPRPAPVNALTPAERQAVLALMNRPEYVDLPPAQIYARELDEGRYHCSERTMYRILKEAGQDGERRRQATHPPRTVPELVADGPSEVWSWDITHLAGPAKGVWFHGYVILDIYSRYVVGHTVEAAESAARAEELIREAIDRNGIVPHTVHADRGTSMTSKQVSQMLLDLGVTRSHSRPRVSNDNPFSESQFRTTKYQPDYPERFDSLTHAREWMEAFISHYNHVHRHSGIGYHTPASVHFGTAELVREQRAATLITAYEQHPERFNSRPVPPKIPQQAWINDPARRREPQQHSS, encoded by the exons ATGACCAGCACCAAGCCCTCCGGGCAAGATCCCGCGCCAAAGCCGAAGCGCCGCCGTTTCACCCCCGAGTACAAGCTGCGCATCGTCGCCGAATACGACGCGGCCCCCACCGGGGACAAAGGCGCGGTCCTGCGCCGGGAGCGGCTGTACCACTCCCACATCATCGAGTGGCGCCAGGCCAGGGACGCCGGCGCGCTGGAGAGGCTGACCGACCACCGCACCAGCCCCGCACGGCCGAAGAAGCACCCCGCCGAGGCGGAGAACGACAAGCTTCGGCGGCAGGTGGAGCGGCTGGAGAAGGAGGTCGCGAAGCGGGACGCCGCACTGGAGGTGCTGGGAAAAACACACGCGCTCTTGGAAGCACTCT TCCAAGAGCGCGGACTGAAGGACGCCCTGGAGCCGCTTCTCCACGAGGCCGTCGATCGCCTGGCCCCGCACGTGGGCATCGTGGCCGCGTGCCGCCTGACCGGCCGTTCCCGAGCCACCCACCACCGGCGGCTGAACCCCCTCCCGGCCAGGCCCAGAGCCCCACGTCCCGCGCCGGTCAACGCCCTGACACCGGCCGAGCGGCAGGCCGTGCTGGCGTTGATGAACCGGCCCGAATACGTGGACCTGCCGCCCGCGCAGATCTACGCACGTGAGCTGGACGAGGGCCGCTACCACTGTTCCGAGCGCACCATGTACCGGATCCTGAAGGAGGCCGGGCAAGACGGTGAACGCCGCCGTCAGGCCACCCACCCGCCCCGCACGGTCCCCGAGCTCGTGGCCGACGGCCCATCCGAGGTGTGGAGTTGGGACATCACGCATCTGGCGGGTCCGGCGAAGGGCGTCTGGTTTCACGGGTACGTGATCCTGGACATCTACTCCCGCTACGTTGTCGGCCACACCGTCGAGGCGGCCGAATCCGCCGCCCGTGCCGAGGAGTTGATCCGTGAGGCGATCGACCGCAACGGCATCGTGCCGCACACCGTGCACGCCGACCGCGGCACCTCGATGACCAGCAAGCAAGTCTCCCAGATGCTCCTCGATCTCGGCGTGACCCGCAGCCACTCCAGGCCCAGAGTCAGCAACGACAACCCGTTCAGCGAGAGCCAGTTCCGCACCACGAAATACCAGCCCGACTACCCAGAACGCTTCGATTCCCTCACCCACGCACGGGAGTGGATGGAGGCGTTCATCTCGCACTACAACCACGTCCACCGGCATTCCGGGATCGGCTACCACACCCCCGCCAGTGTCCACTTCGGCACCGCCGAACTCGTCCGCGAGCAACGGGCGGCCACCCTCATCACCGCCTACGAGCAGCACCCCGAACGCTTCAACAGCCGGCCGGTGCCGCCGAAGATTCCCCAACAGGCGTGGATCAACGACCCCGCCCGACGACGCGAACCACAGCAACACAGTTCATAG
- a CDS encoding pentapeptide repeat-containing protein: protein MQKPAQRVRPISWWWALLAVALVASAVAVSLTVMLAQTEGLHGALRATARIDAIKTALTVGAGTGGAAALLLALRRQWLSEHTHVRQEVADAISEFDARERRITELYTAAAGQLASDSAPVRLAGLYALERLAQDHPDHRQTIVNVICAYLRMPFSSPRPAELNAAESWEQERVVRITAQGILTSHLYVGGSRGDDASWPLNPSPQEPKFWPGMELDLSGAVLLDFEFTGRRVEMATFDEARFVGTANFAHAEFTGHASFDKAHFEQGRGHFLSAWFGGSCQVK from the coding sequence ATGCAGAAGCCCGCTCAGCGTGTGCGGCCGATCTCATGGTGGTGGGCCCTGCTGGCCGTTGCACTTGTAGCATCCGCAGTCGCCGTGTCATTGACGGTGATGCTGGCCCAGACCGAAGGGCTGCACGGCGCGCTGCGGGCTACGGCCCGCATCGACGCGATCAAGACGGCGCTCACCGTCGGTGCCGGTACTGGCGGTGCTGCTGCTCTGCTGCTGGCACTGCGCCGCCAGTGGTTGAGCGAGCATACTCATGTGCGGCAGGAAGTTGCGGACGCCATCTCGGAGTTCGATGCGAGAGAACGCCGCATCACCGAGTTGTACACCGCTGCGGCCGGGCAGTTGGCCAGCGACAGTGCTCCTGTACGACTCGCGGGCCTGTATGCGCTCGAGCGTCTTGCCCAGGACCACCCCGACCACCGGCAGACCATCGTCAACGTGATCTGCGCCTATCTGCGGATGCCGTTCTCGTCGCCACGGCCTGCCGAGCTGAATGCTGCGGAGTCGTGGGAGCAAGAGCGCGTCGTGCGTATCACGGCTCAGGGAATTCTCACCAGCCATCTCTACGTCGGTGGAAGCCGCGGGGACGACGCGTCCTGGCCCCTGAATCCCTCTCCCCAGGAACCGAAGTTTTGGCCCGGCATGGAACTCGACCTCTCCGGGGCCGTACTCCTCGACTTCGAGTTCACGGGCCGACGCGTGGAGATGGCTACCTTCGACGAGGCACGATTCGTCGGTACAGCCAACTTCGCCCACGCGGAGTTCACCGGCCATGCGAGCTTCGACAAGGCACATTTCGAGCAGGGCCGCGGGCACTTCCTGAGCGCTTGGTTCGGCGGTAGCTGTCAAGTCAAATGA
- a CDS encoding AraC family transcriptional regulator, with protein sequence MSPSHFSRAFRVAYGMSPREWQSSNRAA encoded by the coding sequence GTGAGCCCGTCCCACTTCAGCCGGGCCTTCCGCGTCGCCTACGGCATGTCGCCACGGGAGTGGCAGTCCAGCAACCGCGCCGCGTGA
- a CDS encoding helix-turn-helix domain-containing protein, producing MLTRVKEYILRHLADPGLSPQGIAAAHRMSVRYLYKPFEAEATTVGRWVQRERLERCRRDQARQHGAAPAMSAVAHRWGGT from the coding sequence ATGCTGACGCGGGTCAAGGAGTACATCCTGCGGCACCTGGCGGATCCCGGCCTGTCACCGCAGGGGATCGCCGCCGCGCACCGGATGTCGGTCCGCTACCTGTACAAGCCCTTCGAGGCGGAGGCGACCACGGTGGGCCGGTGGGTCCAGCGGGAGCGGCTGGAGCGCTGCCGGCGCGATCAGGCACGGCAGCACGGGGCGGCGCCGGCCATGTCGGCCGTCGCCCACCGCTGGGGGGGTACGTGA
- a CDS encoding cupin domain-containing protein translates to MVSDTFTPLDVMLYERESSVGTITSDRLGPLQIAVVEAGPQTVSRDAPPISRGGEQYVIVTLQHRGTARLTQDGRQAFVRPGTFTCTDAGRPYQREQPDDFRFTPFRVPKDGLGVSDADLRAITGTLLSGCSGTSALVAGYLERLAGQAAAFDPYTGRQLAMTAADLLTVLVRGRQGRLDPHASEQPAGC, encoded by the coding sequence GTGGTCTCCGACACGTTCACCCCGCTGGACGTCATGCTGTACGAGCGCGAGTCCTCGGTGGGGACGATCACCAGCGATCGGCTGGGCCCCCTGCAGATCGCGGTGGTCGAGGCGGGTCCCCAGACCGTTTCGCGTGACGCACCGCCAATCTCGCGGGGCGGTGAGCAGTACGTGATCGTCACCTTGCAGCACCGGGGTACCGCTCGGCTCACCCAGGACGGGCGCCAGGCCTTCGTCCGGCCCGGGACCTTCACGTGTACCGACGCCGGACGGCCCTACCAAAGAGAGCAGCCGGACGACTTCCGCTTCACCCCGTTCCGGGTGCCCAAGGACGGGCTGGGCGTCTCGGACGCCGATCTGCGGGCAATCACGGGGACGCTGCTCAGTGGCTGTTCCGGTACGTCCGCACTGGTCGCCGGGTATCTGGAACGGCTGGCCGGACAGGCGGCCGCGTTCGACCCGTACACGGGCCGGCAACTCGCGATGACCGCGGCGGATCTGCTCACGGTGCTGGTGCGCGGGCGGCAGGGCCGACTGGACCCGCATGCGTCGGAGCAGCCCGCGGGATGCTGA